GAAAATCCTTGAGCACCGGAAACAGCTCGAGCACCCATTCCTCAATGCCGTTGGCCGATTTCGCCGCAAAGGTCCCGAGCGTCAAATTCTCGCGTACGGTGAACTTCGGCAGGATGCCGCGGCCCTGCGGCACATAGGCGATGCCCGCCTTGGCACGCTGATAGGTCCGCAGCGGCGAGATGTCGGCGCCGTCGAGCGACAGGCGTCCGGTGCACCGGTCCATCAGGCCAAGGATGCTGCGCATCAGCGTGGTCTTGCCGACGCCGTTGCGGCCGAGCACCGAGAGGAATTCGCCGTTGCCGACCATCAGGTTGATGCCCTGCAGGGCGCGGCTGTTGCCATAGAACGCGTCGACGTCGGTCAGCTCAAGCATGGCTGATGCCTCCCGATCCGAGATAGGCGCGGCGCACTTCCGGATGCGCCTCGACCTCTGCGGCGGTGCCCTCGGCCAGCATCTGACCCATATGCATCACCGAGATGATGTCGCCGATCGCCTTGACGAAGCCCATGTCGTGCTCGACCACGATCAGCGTGTGCCTGCCCTTCAGCCGCGCGAACAGCTCAGCGGTCTTGCGGGTTTCCTGCGCCGTCATGCCGGCGGTGGGTTCATCCATCAGGATCAGCTCGGCATCCTGGGCGACCAGCATGCCGATCTCCAGCCACTGGGTCTGGCCGTGCGACAGATAGGCGGCCGGCCGGTCGAGCTGCTCCGTGAGCCCGACCAGCTCGGCAAGACGTTCGATGTCTTCGCGTCCGGCATTGCCAATATTCCAGCGCAGATTGCCGAGCACGGAGGTGCGGCGTGCCCGCGCCACGTCGAGATTCTCGCTGACCGAGAGCTCGCGGAACACACTGGGCACCTGGAACTTGCGGCCGACACCGGCGCGGGCGATCTCGTATTCCTCGAGATCCTGCAGCGGGGTGCCGTCAAAGCTGACGGTGCCGGCGCTCGGCTTGACCTTGCCGCAGATGATGTCCAGCGCCGTGGTCTTGCCGGCGCCGTTCGGCCCGATCAGGCAGCGCAACTCACCCTTGCGCACGCTCATGTTGAGCGAATTGAGCGCCTTGAAACCATTGAAGCTGACCGAGACGTCGCGGAGATCGAGATGGGAGCTCATGTGCTGCCCTCCGTCTGGCTGACACCCCGTGCAACCGCGCCGCTGGCGGCCTGTCTGCGCTGGATAACCCAGCGCCAAGTGGCCTGCGCGAGGCCGGCAAGCCCCTTCGGCAGGAACAGCACCACGAGCACGAACAGCGCGCCCATCACCAGCGTCCAGGTTTCCAGGAACGCCGCGGATTCCGACAGCGCGCCCTGCATGCCCGCGACCAGCACGGCGCCGAGGAAAGCGCCGACCAGACTTTGCCTGCCGCCGACGGCGCACCACACCACCACCGAAAGCGAGAGTTGCACGCCGAGGAAGGTCGGCGAGGCAAACTCCATCACCACCGTGTAGAGCATGCCGGCGAGGCCCGCGATCGCGGCCGACAGCGCGAACACGAAGATCTGGTAGAGCGCGACGTCATAACCGAAGTAGCGCACCCTGCTCTCGTGATCGCGGATCGCCTGCACGATCAGGCCCGCCTTGGACTTCGTGAAGGCAAAGGCGACCAGCAGGCTGAGCAGCACGCAGCCGGCGACGAGGTAGTAGGTCGCACGACCATAGGCATCGAACGCGACGCCGAAGATCTCGAGCTGGGCCAGATCGGTGATGCCGTTGAAACCGCCGGTGTAGCTCTGCTGGTCGATGATCACGAGATTGATCACCACCATGGTGGCGAGCGTGATGATCGAGACGTAGACGCCGGTGACACGGCCGCGGAACATGAACCAGCCGAGCGCCGCGGCAACCAGCGCCGGCACGATCAAGCCCGCAGCAATCGCGAAGCTGAGCGAGCGGAACGGCTCCCAGAACCACGGCAAATGCTGGACGTTGTTCCAGACCATGAAGTCCGGCAGTCCACTCGCCCCGGTATGCACCGGCACGGTCTTGAGCTTCAGGGCCATCGCCATGGCGTAGGAGCCAAGCCCGAAGCTCATCGCCTGGCCGAGATTCAGGATGCCGCCGAAGCCCCAGGACAACCCGAGTGACACCGTGAGGATGCCGAGCACCAGATAGCGCGCGACCTTGTTGAGCAGGAAGTCATTGTTGAGCAGCACCGGGAGCGAGAACACCACGGCGCAGACGATGAGCAGAGGTGCGAGCTGCGCGATCAGGCGCTGCAATCCGCTCGATGTAGTTGCATTCGACGGCATAGATGAGCGATCTGTCTCAGGCCCGCACGCGTGCGGTGAAAAGCCCCTCGGGGCGGAAACGGATGAGCACGACGATGGCGAGCAGCACGATCGCCTTGGCCACCGTGTCGTTCTGCAGGAAGGCGATCCCGCCGGAGAGCTCGCCGAGGATGAAGGCGCTCGCCACGGTGCCGGCGAGGCTCTGCACACCGCCGAGCACGACCACCATGAAGGCGTCGACCACGTAGCCGGTGCCCATATCGGGCGACACGCTCTTGAGAGGCGACACCAGCGCGCCGGCTAGGCCCGCAAGGCCCGCGCCATAGGCGAAGGTCAGCGCATAGACGCGCTTGGCGTTGATGCCGAACGAGGCAGCGACCGAACGGTCCTGGATGATGGCACGCAGCTTCATCCCGACCGTGGTGCGGTTCATCAGCAACCAGGTCGCGCCGAACAACGCGATCGACACCCCGAACAGGAACACCCGGTACGACGATATCGGGATGCCGAGCACATCCATGCTGTCGGACAGCGCCGGCGGCAGCTGCACATAGCGTAGCTCGCTGCCGACCATCAGCCGCACCGCCTGCTGCAGCATGATGCCGACGCCCCAGGTAGCGAGGATCGTGTCGAGCGGCCGGTTGTTGAGCAGGCTCAGCACGTAGCGTTCGATAACCCAGCCGAACGCGGCAACCACCAGGAAGATCGGAACCAGGCTCGCCAGCAGGCCGAGCCCGAGATAGGTGTGGAACACCCAGGCGGCATAGGCGCCGAGCATCACGAACTCGCCATGGGCGAGATTGATGATGCCCATCGAGCCGTAGATGATCGACAGGCCCAGTGCGACCAGCAGCAGGATCGATCCAATGCTGAGTCCGGTGACGATTTGTTCGATGAATTGGTCCACGTTGGGATCCGCTTTCGATGTTCGTTTGAGCGCTGCGCCCCGCGCATTCGCGCGAGAGGCCGCTGTCGTTGCGGGAAGCTGGCCGCCGGCGCCGCACGCCGACGGCCATCGCCGCCCCCGTCAGCTCTTCTCGACCAGGCCCTTCTCGGTGCAGGACTGCCCGGGATAGGCCGCGTAGGGCACCGGCTTCAGCCAATCCTTGGCCTCGACTAGAATCTCGAACTGGCCGTTCGACTTCGCCTGCGCGATCTTGGGCCATAGCCAGGTGTGCAGGTTCTCCGACTCGATCCGGACCTTGCCCTGCGGCGCAATCATTTCCTGGCCCTTGACCGCGTCGCGGATGTTCGGCGGCGTCAGGTCGCTGGTCGCAAGCTTCTCGACCGCCTGCTTGAACAGATAGGTCTGGAAGTAGCAGGCCTCCGAGACGAAATGCGTCACCTTGTCGGCGCCCCAGCGCTTCTTGTAGGCCTCGACGAACTTCTCGTTCTCAGGCGACTTGTGCACCATGAAGTACGGCGCCGAGGTGAAGTGACCGGCGGCAGCCTCTCCGCCCATCGCCGCGACCTCGTTCTCGGAGGTCGTGAGACTCGCCATCGGCATCTTCTCGGGATCGAGGCCGGCGGCCTTGTACTGTCGATGCAGCGCCACCACGGAATCGCCGACCACGGTGGAGAAGATCACGTTCGGCTGCGTCGAGCGGATCTTGTTGATGACGGAAGAGAATTCGGAATGGCCGAGCGGCACATATTCTTCCGCCACGACCTCGCCGCCGAGCTTCTCGAGCAGCTTCTTGCAGTAGTTGTTCTCTTCCTTCGGATAGATGTAGTTGGAGCCGATCAGATAGAATTTCTTGCCGAACTTCTTGACCAGCCAGGGCACGAACTCGTCCTGCTGCTGGTTCGGCACCGCGCCGGTGTAGATGACGTTCTTCGAGCACTCGCGGCCTTCGTAGAGCGTCGGATACCAATAGAGATTGTTCTGCCGCTCGAAGACCGGAAGCACCGCCTTGCGGCTCGCCGACGTATAGGAGCCGAACACGCTGACGCATTTGTCGCCGACGACGAGCTTGCGCGCCTTCTCCGAGAACGTCGCCGGATCGGACGCCGGATCCTCGACGATCGGCACGATCTTGCTGCCCTTGATGCCGCCGGCGGCGTTGATTTCCTCGATCGCAAGCAGCGTCGCCTTGTTGAGCGATTCCTCGATGATTGCGGTCGTTCCTGTCAGCGAGAACAGCACGCCGACCTTGATCTCGCCGCCCGCGGCGTAGGCGAGGTCGACGTTCTTGATCCAGATATGCGGCAGTCCGGCGCCGGCAAATGCGCCAAGCGCCGCGGTATTCCTCAGCAAAGTCCGCCGTGAAATGCTCATCCTTAAGCTCCCTTCAGGACTGAAAAAACAAAAAGCCCTCCCGATGCGCGCTTACGCGAGCATTGGGAGGGCTTTGTTGCCGGTTGTGTCGAAGGCGGCGCTATCGCCGCCGGCCCCGCTATTGGGGCTTACTGTTGATGATCGTAGCCAAGCAGTTCGAACGAGTCAACAATCGCCGCGGCGACTGCGCTTGCCGACACGCGACGATCCATCGCCTGCCGTCTGATGAATCCATAGGCTTCGGTTTCCGGCATCTGGCGCGTCGCCATCAGGATGGCCTTGGCGCGCTCCACCGTGCGCATCGAGCGCAGATTGTCGTCGAGCTTCTCGATCTTGCTGCGCAGCCGCCGTTCGTAACTGAACTGGCTGCGCGCCAGCACGAGGCTGGACAACACCGCGTTCTGCGTGAACGGCCGCGGCAGCACGGCATTGGGTGTTGCGTGACACAGCGCGTCGGCATGAACGGCTTCCGTCGCCGGCAGGATCACGACCAGCGCCGAACGCGCATCGCCCGGGATCCACGGCAGGCGCCGCGCCAGATCCGGCGAGTATTCGCAGTACACCACGTCGGCATCGGCCGGCACGCTCTCCGGCATCGGCCAGACCTGACGCACCCGCATCCTGAACCGCTGCAATTCGCGGAGCAGCATGCCGACCTGATCGTCGACCGGCGCGACCACCACGGCCGACAGATCGGCAAGTTCCTGAACCATGGTCTTGCGTCCGCCGACGTCTCGGCTCAGCGACGGCTTACGCGACTGCTCGTTCATTGGATGCTTCCTGTTTGCGTTGCACGACCATATCCGATCAGGAACGGATCCGCATGCACCGGCTCCTTCGACTGGCTGACGACATCGAACTGTCCCTGGCGGTTGGCACGTCCGATGCGTGTCCACAGATCGGTATGGCCCGACATCGGGTTGACCGTAACAGCACCTTGCGGTGCATCAAAGCTGGTGCCGAACACCATCGAGCGGAGCACTTCGGTATCGAGCGAGTTGACCTGCTCGAGCGCTTTGGCAAACAGATGCAGCTGGAAATAGGATGCCTCGGCGCACATGTTGGTCGAGACATCGGCGCCAAACCGCTTCTTGAAGCGCTGCACGAACGCATTGTTGGCGCTGCCCTCGACGCCCTGGAAATAGGACGCCGCGGTGACGTGTCCTTCGCCGACGTCGAAGCCCATGGCGGCGATTTCGGCTTCCGTCGTGGTCAGGCTGGCGATCGGCGTCTGCTTGGGATCGAGCCCGACATTCGCGTAGGCCTGATAGAGGAACACCGTGCCCTCGCCGACGACGGTCGAGAAGATCACGTCGGGCCTGACCCGCTTGATGTCCTGGATGATCGGGACAAAGTCCTGCCAGCGCGCGTAGACATTGACATAGCGCTCGCCGACGACCGAGCCGCCGTTGCTCTTCAGCAGCTCCCGCATCACCCGGTTGGACTCGCGCGGATAGATGTAGTCCGAACCCACGAAATAGAAACGCGTTCCGAACGTATCCATCAAATAGCGGCACAGCGCGAGGCTGTTCTGATTCGGCGAGGCGCCAGTGTAGATGACGTTCGGCGACGCCTCGAAGCCCTCATAGAGCGTCGGGTACCAAAGCAGGCCGTTCAGCCGTTCGACGACCGGCAGCACCGCCTTGCGGCTCGACGAGGTGTAGCAGCCGAATATAGTGCTGACCTGATCCTCCACCATCAACCGTTTGGCGTAGTGGCCATAGGCCGCCGAATCCGAGCCGGGGTCGTAAGCGACCGGAACCAGCTCGCGGCCGCAGACCCCGCCCCCTTCGTTCACCTCCTCGATCGCAAGCTGCGTGCCCTGATACTGGGTCTCCTCGATCACCGACATGAAGCCGGTTCGCGAGAACAGCACGCCTATCCGCCACGGAGCGGAGGTCGCTTGGGTAAGATTCGACATGATCAGGCCCTCGACAGAATTGGAGGGACGAGAGGGATTATTGTTCTTGTTGCTCTCGAACAGCATTGCCGGGAGCGGAAGATTGCATGTCGTCTGCCGCGAGACAAGGACCCTCGCAGCTCATCCTGTCAGCGACGCTGACGCGAAAGAAGGCAAATCAGTTCTCACCCGCGACGGATCACAGGTGCAGCGGTCCATCGACCAGCTATCTCCGGTAGACGCGCGATCGAATGCCCGTATCAAGCGCAGGGATGGATAGTCACTCCTGGGAAACCTACGTCCGGCGCCATTGCAGCAAGGAATAAGGCGGATCCGCTTCCGGGTGATGCTCGAAGACCCCTTCGACGTCGGCGCCGATTGCAACCGCCTGTTCGGGATCGCCGAGCAAATTGCCGACCATGCGACTGCCGCCGGCATGCGGCAGCTCGACAAGCACCGCGATGTAAGGTCCGTGTCCTTTCAGCGCTGCATGCGACGGGTGCCACGCGCGTTCCCAGCTGTAGATCCGGCCGCGCGGCTCGACCTCGGTCCATGTCGGGTCGAAGGCGTGGCAGCGATGGCAGAGCCATTCGGGACCGAACTGCCACGTGTTGCAGCGCCCGCAGCGTTGCACCAGCAGCTTGCCCTGACGCAATCCTTCCCAATAGGGCGCGGACAGGCCGTCAGGCTCCGCGACCGGGATCGGCAGCCCTGCCGGGAGATAGCGTTCGCTCGGCTTGCTCATAAAGTGGCCTCCGAACCCAAAATGAGGTCGCTCGCGGGAGAGACCATCGGACCTCCGATGACCATTGCGACGTCGCTACGTCGAGCCTGGTTCGTCGAGGTGCCGCGCACCTGGCGAACCGCTTCCAGCACGAGCTCGAAGCCGTGCATGTAGCATTCGGCGAGGTTGCCGCCGCTGGTGTTGAGCGGCAGCCGCCCCGACGGCGCGATCAGATTGTCGAAGGTCAGGACCTCGTTGGCTTCCTCGGGCTTGAAGAAGCCGTGCTCCGCCAGCGCCATCACGACACCACCGGTAAAATTTTCATACGCCTGCACCACGCCGACATCGGACGGCCCTACCCGGGCCATTCGGTAGAGATCGGGCGCGACGGTGTCGAAGCTCGCGGTGGCGTAGAGCGGCGCGTTGTGCGCCGTCGCCGCCGCGCGATGTCCGGATCCGAAGGCGGCACCGAGCAGATAGGCCGGCTTGTGCCGGAAATCCGTTGCGCGCTCCGCCGATACCAGCACCAAGGCCGCCGCGCCGTCATTCTCCATGCAGCAATCGTAGAGATGGAACGGCTCCACGATCCAGCGCGAGGCGTCGTACTTCGCAACGTCCAGCGGCTTGCCGTGCATCACGGCGCGCGGGTTGGCCTGCGCGTGATGATAGGAGGCGAGCGCAATCGCGCGCAACGCCTCTTGCCGCACGCCGTGCTCGTGCATGTAGCGCTGCACCCGCATGGCAAAGCGCTGCGGCGGCGCCAGCACACCATAAGGCATCAGGTACGACCGCTCGCCCGAAACCGTATGGACCCCGCCCGCCTGCCCGAACCGGCCATACTGGCCCTGCGCCAGCGAGCGGAACACCACGACACAATCGGCGAGGCCCGCGGCGATCGCAGCGGCCGCGTTGGCAACCGCAGCGCAGCACCCACCGCCGCCTCCGCCCCATTGCATGGTGGCGGAGCGCAACCGATGCGTCCCCAGCGCCGCGGCGAGCCGCGAGGCCTCGCTGCGATCGTCGCTGTAGGACGAGAACCCGTCGATGTCGCGAGGATCGAGCCCGGCATCCGCGCAAGCCGCCAGGATCGCTTTCAGCGCGAGCTTGAATTCCGGGTCGGGCGAAGCGCCGTGGCGATAATATTCGGTTTCACCAATCCCGATGACGGCCACACGGCCCCGCAGTGTCCGCTCGTCGCGCGCTCGCGTCGTCATGGCTTGATTTCCTGTCGCGAGGGCTCGCTGCCGAAGGCTCCGCCGGCGGCAAGGCGCGCGATCTCGGACTCATCGTAGCCGAGCAACTCACGCAACACGTCTTCGGTGTGCTGCCCGACCGCCGGTGCCGCAACGGGATCGACGATCGGCGTTCGCGAATAGCGGATCGGCAGGTTCACGTTCGGCACCCAACCCACCGTCTCGTGCGGGATCCGGGTGACGATCCCGCGTTCCCTTGCCTCCGGCGAACGGATCGCCTCGCCGACGCTGCGCACCTGACCGCAGGGGACACCGGCCGCCCGCATCCGCGACTGCCAGTGCGACCAGGGCTTCCGGGCAAAGGCATCGCCGAGAATCGCGAACAGCTCCTCGCGCCGGCGGATTCGATCGGGGCCGGTTGCATAGATCTCGGCCGCCGCGAGATCCTCGCGCTCGAGAACCTGTGCCATCAGGCGCTGGAAGATCTTGTCGTTGCCGCAGTTGATATAGAAGGAGCAATCGCTGGCCAGGAACACGCCCGACGGACACGTGTCCGGACTGGTATTGCCGCTTCGCTTCGGATCGGCATTGTTGAACAGCGACTGCATGGTCGCATAGCCGGTCATCAGGACGGCATTCTCGAATAACGACACCTCGATGGCCTGGCCCTGCCCGCTGCGCTCCCGCGCGAACAATGCACCGAGGATCGCATTGCTCGCCATCATCGCGGTGCTGATATCCATTACCGGCGACAATGCGCGTACGCCTTCGCGGTCGGCATAGCCGTTCATCGACACGAAGCCGCTCTCGACCTGCGCGATCGGATCGAAGCCGAGCCGGTCCGAAAATGCTCCGTCGCGGCCATAGGCCGACACGGAACAATAGACGATCTCGGGTCTGATCTTGCGGCAGCTCTCATAGTCGAGCCCCAGCCGCGCCATCACATCAGCCGAAAAATTCTCGACAATGACGTCCGCCGTTGCGATCAGCTCGCGTGCGACCCTCAGGCCCTCTGGCGATTTGAGATCGAGGGCAATGCTGCGCTTGTTGCGGTTGGTCCAGAGGAACGGTGCACCGTGCCTGAGATCGGGATGCACCGGAGGATAGCGGCGCAAATCGTCACCGCGGCCCGGCACCTCGACCTTGATCACCTCGGCGCCCATGTCGGCGAGGATCATGGTCGCGAACGGTCCCGCGATGAAATGCGAGAAATCGATCACGCGGACCCCCTCGAGCGCCCTTGGCGCGTCGACCGGCCGCGGCGTGTGCTCGGGGAAGTCGGCTTCAAGCTGATCCAGCATCGGGAGGTCCGTCAGTTTGAGAAGGGTTGATCCGAGGGTCGCGGCCGTCGTCGTCAATTGCTCTTCGGCGGCTCGGCGAGCGAGCATCCACCCTGGTCGAGCGGCCGAAACGCCTCCGGCCCGGACAGCACGCCGACCTGCTCCAGCAGGTCCCATTTGCTCTTCGACGCTTTCGGGCTCTTCACCTTGAAGATGTACATGTTGTGAATGGCGCGGCCATCCGCGCGGACCACGACCGGTCCGAACAACGCGTCGTCGATTGGCTTCTCCTTCAACTTCTCGATCACGGCCGGTGCGTCATTGGTTCCTGCGGCCAACGCCGCGTTCAGGTAAGCCAGCACGGAGGAGTAGACGCCGGCGTGAAACGCGGTCGGCGATTGCCCATGCTGCCGCGCGCTGAACCTCGCCGACCAGGCACGGCTGGCATCGTTGAGGTCCCAGTAGAACGGCTGTGTGATGATCAGCCCCTCGCCGACCGCAAGGCCGCTGGACTCGACATCGTTGGTGGTGGTCAGGAGCGCCGCGAAAGTACGCCCGCTTTGCTTCAGCCCGAACTCGGCGGATTGCTTGATCAGGCTGACCGTGTCGCCACCGGCGGTCGCGAACGCGATCACGTCGGCGCCGGAACCTTCGGCTTGCAGGATGAACGAGGCATAGTCCGCATTGTTGATCGGCACATTGACCGACCCGAGCACGGTGCCGCCGCCGGCGCCGATCACCGCCGTGCCGTCGCGCACCATCGACTTGCCGAGCGCATTGTCGGTCGCGATGAAGTACCATTTCTTGCCGCCATGACGCACGAGGTAGGCGCCGATCGTGTGCGAGGCCGCCCAGGTGTCGAACGTCCACTGGATCGTGTTCGGCGAGCAGTATTTCCCGGTCAGGTCGGAGGACGCCGCACTCGATGCAATCAGCGCCGCTTTGGTGCCGCGCACCACTTCGTTGACTGCGAGCCCGACGGCCGAGTTCGGCACGTCGGCGACCGCATCGACCTTCTCCTGATCGATCCAGCGGCGCGCGATCGCGGCGCCGACATCCGCCTTGTTCTGATGGTCGGCCGAGACGATCTCGACCTTGAAATCCGGATGAAGCCGCATGAAATCGTCGGCCGCCATTTTGGCCGCCGTCACCGAACCCTCGCCGGCATTGTCCGAGTAGGGGCCGGATGCGTCGTTGAGCACGCCGATCTTGAGGGAGCGCGCCGCGCCTGCCGACGCGGGCGAACCGGCGCACACGGCCAGCAGGGCTATTCCGGCAATTCGCGAAAGATACTTCATTGGTTCCACCCGTCGTATGTTGTTGTTCTAGAGATCGAGCACGAGCGTACGGGACCTGGCGCCCGAGCAGCAGATCATGACGCTCGTGTTCGCCGCCTGCTCCTCCTTGCTCAGAAACTGGTCGCGATGATCTGGTATGCCCTCGAGCACGCGCGTCTCGCAGGTGCCGCAGACCCCCTCGGTGCAGGCGTAGTTCGCGGTGATGCCGGCATCCAGCAACGCATCGAGGATCGTCTTGCCGGGCTCGACCGCAATCGTGCGATTGCTTCGCGCGAGCTTGACGTCGAAGCCGCCCTCGGTGGCGGGCGCTTCCCGCGCCTGGAAGTATTCGACATGCACGTGATCGGCCGGCCGATCGGCCGTCGCCGCCTCGAAGGCCGCGAGCATGGGCACCGGGCCGCAGCAATAGAGATGGGCTTGCGCCGGCGCGTTTCCGACAATTGCCGGCAGGTCGAACAGTCGCCCGGATCGCTCATCGTCGAAATCGACATGTATCCGCGAAGGATCGGATCGGAATGTGTCGAGCTCGTCGAGGAATGCGGCGGCCGCGCGGGTCCTCGCGGCGTAGAACAACTCCCAGCGGCGTCCGAGCGCCTCCAGGCGCCGGGTCATCGACAGCAATGGCGTGATGCCGATGCCTCCGGCGATCAGGACAGAATGCTCCGCCTCTTCGTGAAGCGCGAAATTGTTGCGCGGCCCGGAGACGGTCATGATATCCCCGACCTTGACGGAGTCGTGGACAAAGCTGGAGCCGCCCCGACTCTCGGCGTCCCTGTTGACCGCGATGACATACCGGTGCCGCTCGCGCTGATCGTTCACCAGCGAGTAGCTGCGGATCATGCCGTTCGGCAGGTGCAGGTCGATATGGCTGCCCGCCGTGAACGGCGCCAGCTCTCCGCCTGTCCGCGCGATCAGCTCATAGGAATTGATCCGCTCGGCCTCGTAGCCGATGCGCTTGACCAGTACGTCCTGCGTCACGTCAGCCATGGCGGGATACGCTCACAGCTCGTACCCGAAATCGGCGCCGAGCTTCGCGCGCATGAACGGCGCGCCGACATCGACCCAGGAATCCTCCGGCGGCAGCCGCAGCGACACCGCGCGCACCATGAACACATCGGGATCCGACACGCCCTTCGGCCTGATCGCGTGATCGCGATAGGCGCCGAGCGCTTCCAGGATGAAGCGCCGCGTCATCGCGATGCCGGTGTCGCTCGAGCAGAGCGTTTCCCTGGTGCGATCGAAGATCGGCGAGACGCCGCTCTGGCAGGCACCGTCCTGCACCCAGAGCCCGGGCAGACCCGAGAACCAGGTGGTCCGCTGCGCCTCGTAGTCGAATTGAAAGCCGTTCTGCGGATTGTATTTGGTCCAGTAGCCTGCATATGGGACCGTCACCGGATGCTGGACCAGTGCGTGGCGGCTGGCATGACCACTCTCGCGGCCCTTGTGGCCTTCGGCGAACACCTGCCGGGTCTTCTCCAGCAGCGGCTCCGAGGGATGATAGGAGAACATGATGCAGAGCGTGTTCTCGTCATCGATCGGCACCCAGGCGTGCCCGCTCAGGTCCGGGAACGGCGACAGCGGGGGCACCAGCGTATAGAACGGCAGCAGGAACTGGTTGACGCGCCAGTACAGCGTGTTGGCGTCGTAATTGCGCCGCGCGGCGATGCTCATGCC
This Bradyrhizobium sp. CCBAU 53421 DNA region includes the following protein-coding sequences:
- a CDS encoding CaiB/BaiF CoA-transferase family protein, translating into MLDQLEADFPEHTPRPVDAPRALEGVRVIDFSHFIAGPFATMILADMGAEVIKVEVPGRGDDLRRYPPVHPDLRHGAPFLWTNRNKRSIALDLKSPEGLRVARELIATADVIVENFSADVMARLGLDYESCRKIRPEIVYCSVSAYGRDGAFSDRLGFDPIAQVESGFVSMNGYADREGVRALSPVMDISTAMMASNAILGALFARERSGQGQAIEVSLFENAVLMTGYATMQSLFNNADPKRSGNTSPDTCPSGVFLASDCSFYINCGNDKIFQRLMAQVLEREDLAAAEIYATGPDRIRRREELFAILGDAFARKPWSHWQSRMRAAGVPCGQVRSVGEAIRSPEARERGIVTRIPHETVGWVPNVNLPIRYSRTPIVDPVAAPAVGQHTEDVLRELLGYDESEIARLAAGGAFGSEPSRQEIKP
- a CDS encoding ABC transporter substrate-binding protein translates to MKYLSRIAGIALLAVCAGSPASAGAARSLKIGVLNDASGPYSDNAGEGSVTAAKMAADDFMRLHPDFKVEIVSADHQNKADVGAAIARRWIDQEKVDAVADVPNSAVGLAVNEVVRGTKAALIASSAASSDLTGKYCSPNTIQWTFDTWAASHTIGAYLVRHGGKKWYFIATDNALGKSMVRDGTAVIGAGGGTVLGSVNVPINNADYASFILQAEGSGADVIAFATAGGDTVSLIKQSAEFGLKQSGRTFAALLTTTNDVESSGLAVGEGLIITQPFYWDLNDASRAWSARFSARQHGQSPTAFHAGVYSSVLAYLNAALAAGTNDAPAVIEKLKEKPIDDALFGPVVVRADGRAIHNMYIFKVKSPKASKSKWDLLEQVGVLSGPEAFRPLDQGGCSLAEPPKSN
- a CDS encoding PDR/VanB family oxidoreductase, which codes for MADVTQDVLVKRIGYEAERINSYELIARTGGELAPFTAGSHIDLHLPNGMIRSYSLVNDQRERHRYVIAVNRDAESRGGSSFVHDSVKVGDIMTVSGPRNNFALHEEAEHSVLIAGGIGITPLLSMTRRLEALGRRWELFYAARTRAAAAFLDELDTFRSDPSRIHVDFDDERSGRLFDLPAIVGNAPAQAHLYCCGPVPMLAAFEAATADRPADHVHVEYFQAREAPATEGGFDVKLARSNRTIAVEPGKTILDALLDAGITANYACTEGVCGTCETRVLEGIPDHRDQFLSKEEQAANTSVMICCSGARSRTLVLDL
- a CDS encoding Rieske 2Fe-2S domain-containing protein — protein: MLSREDNERLVRVGKGTPLGDLLRLYWIPFLPSADLTKDGQPKRIRLLGEDLVAFRDTEGRVGLVDQACPHRGAPLIFARNEDCGLRCVYHGWKFDVTGAVTDMPAEPVRSRLKERVRIKAYPCRERNGMIWTYMGPDQAELPPLPNLEWNLVPAEQVHISVRVQECNWLQAVEGEIDSAHAPLLHGRLDAQGTTSAWIQKRDLRPTFECIKQDFGMSIAARRNYDANTLYWRVNQFLLPFYTLVPPLSPFPDLSGHAWVPIDDENTLCIMFSYHPSEPLLEKTRQVFAEGHKGRESGHASRHALVQHPVTVPYAGYWTKYNPQNGFQFDYEAQRTTWFSGLPGLWVQDGACQSGVSPIFDRTRETLCSSDTGIAMTRRFILEALGAYRDHAIRPKGVSDPDVFMVRAVSLRLPPEDSWVDVGAPFMRAKLGADFGYEL